In the Glycine max cultivar Williams 82 chromosome 6, Glycine_max_v4.0, whole genome shotgun sequence genome, TAGTTTAAGAAAAGATAGGAGACAGGTatagtttgagaaaaaaaaaatccaataaactataataataatgcaatgcaatgcatgaaGGTAAACCAGCTGTCATCTATCCCAATTATgctgtaaattttattttatttttcaaatacatTGCAagaaaaacattgaaaataattttttaattattttcccgTAAGCTCCCCCTATTTTTAAGGAacgactaaaaaattaatttgaaaaaaataaaaaaaatcagctaTAACTATATTTAAgctaaaaaatacttaaatataaaagattaaacaaACGGGTGCAAACTATAATGTACTAATtcacattatataaaaaatgggtATAGACACTGAATTAACTGTACTAGAACTACCACAAGTCCTCTGTCTTGAAGGGACTCTGTTGTTTCTAAAGGGTTTAAGGCCTTTTCAATACTAGTAAGCTCTCCACCACATACCAAATCATTTTTACAGTGAAGGTTTCTTTGCTCTGAAGACACCCCACAAGTAGTACTTTTCTAGAAATCCTGCAGAAGTAATCcgacacaattttgttttacaaacaataaatttgatatgTGCCATTGAAAAAAGtagtataaatataaatgcGACTCACTTCGGCATTGAATAGGGAGTAATATAGAAGGAAAAATTAGAAGCTCAGCATTTTCAACCTCTGTTCTTAAGGAAAGGTCAAAGTACATCATGTCCTCTACCAGCTTGTGAAAGGCCCTCTCAACTCTGTAAAAGCATGACATATTTATAACTGAATTAAAGAGAGAGGAATCAGATAATGTTAGTTTGTCCGAAAAATCACCTTTCACTatcaggaaaaaaataaagagcaaTGCTATCCATATTTGGTCCACATTTCATGAAAGACTTTGGCCACACCGCAGTTCTTGGGCGCAAGTCTGGGCAAAGCACATCAGGGAAAAATCTTGTCTCCTCCAGAACTTTGGGGCTTGCTAAAGTGGACACATGGGCCAGAAGACCAATGACAGTACCAAAACTTGGGTCGGAGATGCGCAAACTTCCCCTATTGGCCAGAAAATTCAACTTTAGACAATGCTTCATCATAGCAGCTAGAAAATTCATCAGCTTCTGAAAGggtggaaaaaaaatttcttacctCCAGACTGGATCAGCAATAGGGTATGGAACAGTAGCATTTAAAGACTCACTAGTATTAGCTTCATCTTTTGGATCTGGTTGAAACTCTTTCtcaaacttattttctttttcagcgTTGTTAATGCATTGAGACAACCCATGATGAGACAAACTGTGATTATCAGATAACAGCACCATTGTTTTAGCTATAATATTTTGTGGCTCTTGCTTGTTTTTTACACTCTCTATGCAGCTTTTTGGCTCTATTCTGGCTTGAGATGCATCATTTCCTGAATTTAGAGAGATGTTTTTTCCAGATGGGAGAAGAGTACAACTATCATGAAAAGATGTCACCTTTGCTTCGCAATCCTCACAAAACCAAGTAACATCATCGGTAAAAATCACAGGTCCATCTAAACAATACCTGAAAGAGGAGAGTTGAGTTGTATAAGGTCAATATGCATTTAAGAATACGAAACTATAACTGCATACGAAGCAAAAGTTTCTGGTTTAGAAAATGCTGGGTGGAAAGTTGAATAACATACTAAAATCACTAGGCTTCTGATGCTGAAAAGGAAGTTCATGGTATTAATACATTTGTATTGTGCATCAACTCGGTGGTATTTAAAGGATGATTTTCCATAATTTACAGaatgtatattaaataaatttttctaataaaaactgCAATCAACAGATCTAAATCATATTTAAGATACGTATTACTTTATTTTAGAATACAAACAAATATTCCGCCCACCTTCTATACTAAGAGTAACTTGAAATAATGTCCATATGGCAATAAAAATACATGCATATGCAGCTAATTGTGGTGAAGAAAACCTgctaaaatcataatttcacAAGCAGTTTTACTGAAGTCAAATCATTCCTGTCTTATATATGgtaggaaaataattaaaagcaaAGATAGAAATCTATGTGCATGACACAGGTTCAGGTACAAATACCAGGCCCGTCTATCATTTCAACGTTCATTGGATTCAGCAAATAAAATTGGGAATACTCCCACTTTACTATTAGTATTAATGGAAATTTAAAGAATATCCCTCTGGCACATTAGAAGAGGCAGCATCTGATTGATGAAATATTGCTAAAAGTACATTAAAGCAAGTAGACAAAGAGTAAAGACAAATACCTATGACGTGCATATACCTGACACTTGTTGCAAAACACAAGTGTCTCTGGAAACCCTGCATTGCCACACTGAAGACAAACAGCTACCTGCAACAACAGTTGTACAGAGTTTTACTTCagtgattcaaattttataagagCAGATGAATAACTCAAAAGAAACTCATACTCTTCCACAGAACACCGTAACAGACATATGTGAGCGAAAACTAGTAGGTTTTTGATGtaacaaaaagattttttttttcaaaatgtgGATATAAGTCATAAAACTTGCTACATATAGTGCATCAATATTCTTGCTAAAGAATGCGATAAAAAGATTTGTGTTAGATGTTGCAAATCATTAACAATTCTTTCCTCTGATCAATTCAAGTTCTTGTCATTTTATGGAGACAAGACActacccaaaaaaataaaatggttatTCAATCAACAATTATTAACTAGTAGAATTGTAGATTTGTTCAATTGACAAGTCTAAATTAATCATCAAGGGTAGGTTAAGCAGAATCATACCTGTTATGCTAATAGTAATACAGATAATTTAGTTCACTAACaccaaacaataaaattatagcCAAATTTGTACAGAAAACTTCTTAAGCAGCCCCTATATTGTTTGTTAGTTTCACAGAAAATTAACAAATGAGAAACACCTGAGACAGCTGAGTTGTCCCTGACTGATGGGTGAGAATCTCTATCCTTTGTTCAGCTTTAGAACATTCATCTGTAGTTTGGGTGTTAGTACTGGAATCTGAAGGGGAATTGAACTCTGCTACAATTGATGGCAGCAGCTGATTGTTTTTCTCATCAGTACAACTTTGGTTCTCACAATCTGCTGTGTCTTTTGATAATTGGGATTCTGGTCCAATATGTATAGCATGTTCTTTGTGTTCTGATACAGGTGTCTGTGAAGCTAAAATGCGTTGAGACTGTAGCTTGAAACTTGATTTACCTATTTTGAGACCCCTAATATTCTGCTTGAAACCATGACCCTGTGCCCCACTATTATCCCTAGGTTTCACTTCAGGTCCTTTAGCTGGAATTTCACAAGTCAGCCCCATACCTTTCTTCAGGTAATTCTTGTGCTTCAAAATACTAGCTTCTGAACTCATATTCTTTTGTGGGTGACCATTTTTCCCAGATATATGAACTGTCTTAGGTAGAACTACTAAATTCTTTTGAGAATTTGGAATCTGTACGTTTGAAGTTTTTAGTCTCTGTATTTCCTCATATAGTTTCAACATTATTTGATGACTATTTTCTTGGTTATGCATTTCCAATGTTTTGCAATAGGGTAGATGAACCTCACAAATTTTACAGTATCCCACTTTTGGTGGTCTTAGTGCTCTTGCTGCAGAATCAGAACTCACATCTTCTGGTTGGgtgtaaatattagaatctGCAGGGGCATGTGGATGATCATTTGTTTCTACAGTAGGATTTTGAATCTTATGATATTCTTTGCCTTCCAATAATTGTGCCTGTGAGTCTAAGATTTGCTGAAATACAAGCTTGAAACTAGACCCCACCACAGGTGATGGTGCCATTATATCATATGTCACAGCTGGCCATGGAGAATCAATATAATGTTTAGATGATTCCATGGGTCTTCTTAACCCATCATTTGTCTTCATATATTTATTACCTGTTTTGCCTCCACCAATCTTATGAGGAACTTGGTCATGGTAGTTAAACTGCCTCTGAAAGGAAACCTCTAAACGATCTATCATTCCAGTCATTTCTATTTTGAAACCTCCTAATCTAATAAGCATTTGAACATGAAGCAGTTCATAAATTGATATGGCTACAGCATTCATGTGAAATTAAGGGAGGGATTAGAAAAGAGATACAAAAACATTCTTAGGCCTCCATTGGTTTAGAAACCAAACGGAACACACTAGTCTCACTACCACCAGGAATTGCTTGCAATCAGCATCAACCCATTGAACCATTTGAGTAATCCAATAACTCAAAACCAGACTAAATCAGTCAAACCATATTGAATCCTCAACCTAATCCCGTTTTTGAAAAACATTCAGGTTTAATAAGAAAAAGGACGGCATATTATCACTATCATCATAATTAGAGTCCCAACACAAATACTGACACTTCCAAAACTACTTACAAAAACAGATGACAGGCTGACATGCCATTCAGATTTTGCGATATTTCAAACGAACCTAACAACACAAAGAGACAAATTCAAAATGTTGCAAATAGAACAGTTGCTACCAACCTGAAACTCTTAATGAGTTCCACCATACCCACCCATGTAATCCTTTTCCTTTAAACAAAGCGGAGTAAGGGTTAAGAAGGGCCACCTTTACAAGGACAGGAACAATCAACACATGTGCAGACCTCCTtagtcaagtttttttttaaataattaaagtattCAACCACCATTATTTATCTCATACTCTCAAAAAACAAGTGCTAAAGTGCTACTGCTATGCCCACCCAGCCCAAGATGAGATAAATCTTCAAACCCGCCTTGCATCTTAGCAGTGCTGTCAATTGCAGAATGCAAAAAATGGCAGAAAGCTAAAAAATGCACTATATATCATAGCAGCGCATTAGCGGACAGAGTCGCAATAATGGATCTAAGGATTTCCCCAATGCAATAGCACTATAGTTCCAATATAACTGCTATTTAACAACAGTGCATCTTAGCAACATTAGCCTGATATAAAAATCTACAATTTTGTCAATATCCACAGACACACAAATTACACATAATATATCACAAAGCACACTGCTAATTCTACAAATATATCAAATTGATGTCCATTCCATAGTTGCAAAATAACAACAggattttaacaaaataaaaatctcaagaagcagaagaaagaaaaaaaaaagttctactATCACTTATACTACTCCATGATTATTTATGCGTTATTTAATGACCATCCATGCTCCTTCTgattaaaaggaaaagaaaaacaaccaCAAGAATCCATTAAAACAAAGAGTAATCATCATCATATATTCACTTCTTTCGtcacattttcacatcatttctCTTCCTATAATTCATTTGTCACATCTATTTCTCCTTCTCTTCCTGTGTTCTTCCATTCAATATCTCACTCCCCTCAACCCATATACCCCAAGAACTAAGCATTTtgctaaaacaaattaaaagaacaaaaaagaaaaaagattctAAAAAATTATCGTATCACACAGGAAACAAACACCCGATGAATTACGTCCAAACTACacattcaaaaaataatgacaaaaggcgggggggggggggggaagagaAAGAAAGCTAACCATTGAATCAAATCAGTTTTGGACGCTGAGAAAATTGGAGAAGGTGCAAAATCAGAGGCAAGAACAGCGAGTATGAAGGAAGGAATGGATGCAGAATTGGGTGTTTTTTTAGGCGCCAAAATTCGCAGAGAAGAAATTGGGAAGTGAAAACGAAAGGTGAAGTAACTCGGCCAAAAAAACAACTTATCATcatgttttgttattttattaaaacaataaagtgtgagaaataaaaaaatttaaaatgtaaggaTACCGAAAATCAAAtagtttaaaatgtatttttgtttcttttttcttgtgtttttagttttttattttttaattaaaatatttagtttttcaattttaaaaaattaataatttgcatCCTTGTGGCGAATTTCAAatgttgatttatatattatgcaAACGATGATGGACACTTGTTTGTTTATTATTCAcgtgacaaatattttttttttgaaattatttaattgttaacaAGTTTAATCTAATctattcaaataatataaaatttgtaaacaCCTTCTTTGGTATGGAATCCATGTGCCAATTAGATGTCAAGTTTCACGGTGCAAAGTATATGTGTCGAATATATAGAAGTCCGTATGATGCGTTTCATGAAGTGATGTTTAGTAGAGATTTGGTTAAGTTACAAAtcctatatattatatattaatacattaattacattaagtaacataaataaattacattaatttatggaaattaattatcatttttaatgaaattatactaattaataatataaaatttgtgaatACCTTCTTAGGTATCGCATCCACGTGGTGATTAGAGAGTAACTCTCATGGTCCAGAGTATACGTGTCGACTATACAGAGGTAGGTCTGTATGACACATTTCGTGATGTGATGATTAGTAAAGATTTGATTCGGTTACCAACCATATATTAATCTAAtctaatttatctaataatataaaatttgtgaatACCTTCTTAGGTATGGTATCGACATGGCGATCGAAAACAAACTCTCACACTTTGGATTATACCTGTCGATTATACAGAGGTCCCTATGACACGTATCGTGATGTGATGCTTCATAAAGATTTTGGTTTGGTTACGAACcgtgtatattatatattaattcactaattacattaaataataGGGGTGTAAGCGGGTATGGGTCACCCACAAAGCCGAATTGACCTAAACCAACCCAAACAATTTGGGTAGGATAATTTTTGTGTGTGGGTTAGACTTGAACCGAATCAATCAAACCCATTGAATTTTGAGTTGAGTCACAAGTTTTAATATCTGAACTCATTAACCGTTGAATCGTTAATTTgtattgaattattattattattattaaaaaatcaaatactatTGACTATTGATTACATATACTTATAGAGCTTAATTGAGTAAAAATCAACACATCCTTAACCTTCATGATCAAAGCGACATGAGTTTTATTGATAGAAGCCACTTCCAAGGGCTtctaaaaatactttaaatctATTTACAAAGAGTAGACATCATAATGCCCATTGATTTCGGTAGAAAAAAGTGTTTGAAACTCATCCTTACTATGCTTATTGAAACTCCTTATCTCGAATTTGATATGCTTAATTTTCCCTTCCTCATGGATAGATGTTAATCGATGAatacaactaaattttgtgtataaaacttgtgtaaattgtatcaaactcctccaatttatggttattttgtagtattgtaattacttttcgttaaagataggtaataaatacttagtacttccattttgtgtgtttaataatcattttctctcaatttcaggttaattaggtgAGTTTGTATAGTGCTGATTTTcaccctctcgctaagccaacctgtcggcttagcgagccatccgttgagcgcaacactcctcggctgagcgcaaggaagaatctggaagaaggatgagttgtgcatgttcgctgagcgaagggtcatccagcgaagcgcaccacttcagtccatccgctaagcgagaagacGCACGctaagctgaaattcactaataagcgctaagcggttcagaattgcgctaagcgcacgagcacgaacaaagccacctatttaagcctaaaatcagattttgggaGGGAGTTTGGCCATTTTCTCAAGGAGCATTTGCATgtgagagattctagagagagaagggtctgaattccagagagtttgagagattttgttgtgtgaagatctgcaaagACCAGAGCTcgaagaggaagccatcctgagagcttgagatgagtttgtgagtaattgtgaggtcctagaggtggaggagacattcccactacttgtatttctgcaatctttcatctttctcttctctttgttgtaaaggaagcttcccagttatggaaagctaaatcttctgttggatcttccttttaggtacttgatgtaaatacttgtatatctatttaatgatgttttatgtgttcattgtgctatcagaacttcattctaccatgcctttaccttgatcacgtagatgcatgtgtttttagggtaattcaatagtggaaactggtctgattcttggaacttgataggacagggctagtttgtcATACTATCACGAGGGATTGGGGTAtgataacctagttgttgtatgtttgtattaatgcggtcctggccaAGTTTAGttcaacaagaggaatctgcggacgatgcttgattaggattaggctagactatcactaggaatcagggtttagcaatttaggagacaccatagaacacataagcattgttaagtagagaatatccttttaacatcaggcacctattaggaagaccaacgtgtcgtctatttgtctttacacatcattactcacgtgattttccttttaatagttaggttACACAACTGTTCATAGTAAAcatatctcttttcacactagacacATATCCATTGAAATAGCTTTActaagtaacacaagttccccaagagttcgatactcggttcttaccgttttatactacttgtgcgatccggtgcacttgccggaagcgaacAATAGATAGATAAATAGGAGTCAATGGAGTGGAGTGGGATGTGAcaacatcataaaaaaattaataaaaaataaaaaaaaagaaacaattgtgtctaattcatttaataaaaatattacgtTTTAAAAAGGAACAgacaaaattaaatgttttgacCTGTGGACCCAATCCCATCCAAACCGTTTGCAAATGGGTTTGGTTTGGGTtgagtttccttttttttcttcttagaaaAACGACTTAAACCAACCACTTCAAATTTGATTGGATTGTGATAGAGGACTATCCAAGGAGCAAGAGTTTTGCTTGGGTGGGCTCCACATGGATGAACCAATCACTTGAGTAAGGAGTAAGAGAGATTTCAAGAAGAGCTTGGCATGAGACTACATTCTCTCATGAACAAAAGAGAAGAAGTGAAGCTCGTAAATTTTAGTCAACTTTTAGAATaggatttattttcatttttaattatattttggacCTATTTTTGGACTTGTAATGGTTTGTgaccttttattgttattttaagtcttttaattattatattattgggCTACGACCCTTTTGTTTAACTCTATGTTATTCTTTCTGTTGTGTGatgtgaagtcccacatcgggtagaagtggaaaggttgagcaccatataagtgaggagaagacctataaacctgagccttaaggttttgggttagagtgtgatgtcaggtctccttatgtggtgaCTCGTGGTCCACAGGTGTATCCCTCGAATCTTCCCAACACTTTcatcttcttttgttttatttctttgagTCTATCTTTCTTTAATGAATTCTATCTATTATCAATATCTTTTgtcttcctttttttatatacattgtCAAAAAttcgtgcaaaaaaaaaaatctagttttcaaatttggagccaaaatgaTGTTAGAATCTAGATTTGGATAATATTAGTTGTTAGGATCtgaatttgttttcaaatttgaagCCAAAATTCTATTATAATCCAAATTTGGATAATTGAGGTTGTTAAGAtctgaatttgattttcaaatttagaacCAAATTTGCTTACAGTCTAGATTTGGATATGCCCAATCACATATTTgccttcaaatttgaatttcgtGCCAAAAAAAAGTGtagagacaaaataaaaaagaagtaaagaaaaacacaaaaaggtGCAAAAAATAGGTTCAACATTCAGAGTtgtttctcttctatttttcacaTACCTATACTTCAATAAAAATTGTGTTTCTTTGGTTATTTAGATCTAGTTTAGTTCAATTCTAGGACAATCCTTTTCTTGATTCTGGAGTCTGCTAGTCTGTCTTCCTTGGCATTCCTTTTGTGTattcattcattattttttgcttGTCTTTAAAATTCCTTAGTTTTGTCTTAGAGTATTTCTATTCTTGGCTTCTTGAGTTGAGTTTTGATTTGTGACATATTTCACATTCAATACTTCTTGATTTTGAGGTTGAAGGTTCTGCTTAAGAACTGAAGAGGAGCAAGAGTGGTAAAAGGTAAAAAtgcatattataaaagaaaaaaaagccttGAAAGAGTGATAGATGAGTGaacttgagtgaaacactaagttGAGTGGTGAGGTCCTATTCTATTTATTACTTGTGCACTAACTTTACTTGTAGGTATGGCTTCTACAAGTGGAGATGCTACTACACCATCTCCAAAAACTGCAAGGCTCATGGTGGAGATGATTAAACTTGGTGATCAAATGAGAATAATAAGTTATGAAGATGAAGAAATGATGGAGAGAATGAGAAAAGAGAATGAGGAGAGTTTGGGAAGAATACATAGGAGCAGTGAAGCTTTAAGTGCGAGGATTGAAAATATAGAGCGAAGAAGAGAGGACAAATCATCTAATTCCTCTCATGGAGAAGATGAAGGGTATGAAGAGGATGAAGGAGGAATGAGAGGTATAAGGAGAGAATAAATAAGAAGATATGGAGGTAGTCAAAGACAATAAGGAATTGAGGGAGTGAAGGTGAAGATTCCTACTTTTAAATGGACTTATGATCTAGAAATGTATATTGAGTGGGAGATAAAGGTCAAGTAGGTCTTTGCTTGCTACAACTACAATGGAGAGAAGAAGATCAATTTGGTCCCCCTGGAGTCTGAGGGATATACCTTAGTGTGGTGTAACCGAGTGAGGAGTGACTTTGAGAGGATGGGAAGGCCTTTGATTAATACTTGGAAAGATAGGAAGAAAGTTTTGAGAGAGAGATTTGTGCCCTCCTATTATGGGAGAAACCTTCacaacaagctccaaaggctaaTTCATGAAAATAGGAGTGTGAATGAGTATTACAAAGAGATGGAGATTTCCTTGATTAGGGCTTAAATTGATGAGTCTCAAGAGGCCACCATGACAAGGTTTTTGCAAGGTCTAAATAGGGAGATCCAAGACATTGTAGAGTTGCACCACTATGCCTCTTTGGAGGATCTCATTCATCAAGCTATCAAGGTGAAGTAACAATTAAAGAGGAAGCAAATATACAAGTCTCCCTATGGCTCTTCAATTTGGAAggataaggagacattcaagAAGGAGGAAGGATCTTCATTCAAATCTCATGAGAAAGGTGTTGcacttagtaaaaataattctaacccTACTCTCACTTCTTCAAAAATAAGttctattaaatgttttaagtgTTTAGGAAAGGGTCACATTGCCTCCCAAGGTCCTAACAAAAGGACTATTGTTGTGTTGGGTAATGAGAATATCACTAGTGCATCTTTTTCTATCTCTTCTGGTAAAAGTGAAAGTGAATGTGATGTACAAACCCTGGAAGGTGATCTTTTGATGGTTAGGAGGTTAATGGGTTGTGTGTAAGGATAGAGATGAAACTCAAAGGGAGAACATTTTTCATAGTAGGTGCATGGTCATGGGGAAAATATGTGCTTTGATTGTTGATGGAGTTAGTTGCAGCAATGTAGCTAGCAAAAGATTGATTTAAAAGCTTGCTTTGAAAATTTCTCTTCACCCTTACAAAGTACAATGGTTGAGTGAGAATGGGGAGGTAGTTATAGATATACAAGTTTTGATATATTTCTCCATTGGAAAATATGTTGATGAGATATTGTTTGATGTAGTCCCTATGGAGGCTAGCCATCTCTTACTTGGAAGGCCTTGGCAGTATGATAGGGATATTGTCAACAATTGTGtcacaaaaaaatttcatttgtacAAAAGGGCAAAAGGTTACCCTCAAATCTTTCTCTCCAAGTAAGGTTTGTgaggatcaaataaaaatgagagtgaaaagagaacaaaagataaaacaaaaaaaggaaaacaaaattgataaaaagagagagaaacatgaaagaagagaaaagaaagaaaagaatggagataaaaaaaagagtgaaactgcaaaaaaggatgaaaatcaagagagaaaaatattgagTTTGTTCATGAGAGAAAAGAAGGTGAAGAGAGTGATTCTAGCTAGGCAACCTATGTATTTACTAATGCCTCATGATTATTGTTTGTCTTCTATTGCTAGTTCTTTGCCTCTAGGTGTGGAAAAATTATTGAAGAAGTTTAGGGATGTCTTCCTCAAAGACACCCCTCATGGGTTGCCTGCTTTGAGAGGGATAGAGCaccaaattgatctcattctAAGAGCTTCCTTACCAAATAAGCCAACATATAGAAGCAATCTGGAAGAGACAAAAGAAATCCAAatgaggacaaagcttaggctaaattaggctaaactttcgtaagctatttaagttgagcctagtccaacaagagggatctgaggatgaagcttagtttaagttagtctaaacctacgagggctgtctaaattaagcctagtccaacaagagggatctgaggacgaagcttggattgattcggtctaactagggatcgaggtttagtaatttaggctacaacatagaacacaaaagcatgattgattagagaaacatctttatatacatcagctTGTTTGCTACAAAGACCCAACATTTTTACCTACTACAGTcaattttacttacttgcattttaatttttttagcctAGATTTTAGTTTAAAGTCTGTTTTCAACCATCAATCattaatgtttctttcaacaatgccttatttctgaatgTAACCCTGTCTAATATTAGTTccctgagtttgatactcggattcatcctttttaattttaaatacttgatgatcCGGTGCGTTTTCCGgcaaaccggatttcccttgaacatattggaccaaaaagtaactgcaggaAAAATCCAACAGCCTTCCCGGTCGCATGATCGATGTGGACCATCGGTCTCTCTGCCCCAGGTGGTCTAATGGCCAaggtgtaacaccctgaaatattattaataattatatttgatgtttgattatatttgttgtgttattgtatccatgttttattttcaaggaggttagtttagttattagaggggtgtgggtAGTtaaaactctagcttctcaaagaagcctctcaaggaagtttctcgaGGAAGCCTCacgagaaagcttctcaaggaagctgcCTGAACCCATCTGG is a window encoding:
- the LOC102667689 gene encoding uncharacterized protein isoform X2 — protein: MRQFNYHDQVPHKIGGGKTGNKYMKTNDGLRRPMESSKHYIDSPWPAVTYDIMAPSPVVGSSFKLVFQQILDSQAQLLEGKEYHKIQNPTVETNDHPHAPADSNIYTQPEDVSSDSAARALRPPKVGYCKICEVHLPYCKTLEMHNQENSHQIMLKLYEEIQRLKTSNVQIPNSQKNLVVLPKTVHISGKNGHPQKNMSSEASILKHKNYLKKGMGLTCEIPAKGPEVKPRDNSGAQGHGFKQNIRGLKIGKSSFKLQSQRILASQTPVSEHKEHAIHIGPESQLSKDTADCENQSCTDEKNNQLLPSIVAEFNSPSDSSTNTQTTDECSKAEQRIEILTHQSGTTQLSQVAVCLQCGNAGFPETLVFCNKCQVYARHRYCLDGPVIFTDDVTWFCEDCEAKVTSFHDSCTLLPSGKNISLNSGNDASQARIEPKSCIESVKNKQEPQNIIAKTMVLLSDNHSLSHHGLSQCINNAEKENKFEKEFQPDPKDEANTSESLNATVPYPIADPVWRGSLRISDPSFGTVIGLLAHVSTLASPKVLEETRFFPDVLCPDLRPRTAVWPKSFMKCGPNMDSIALYFFPDSERVERAFHKLVEDMMYFDLSLRTEVENAELLIFPSILLPIQCRRFLEKYYLWGVFRAKKPSL
- the LOC102667689 gene encoding uncharacterized protein isoform X1, with amino-acid sequence MNAVAISIYELLHVQMLIRLGGFKIEMTGMIDRLEVSFQRQFNYHDQVPHKIGGGKTGNKYMKTNDGLRRPMESSKHYIDSPWPAVTYDIMAPSPVVGSSFKLVFQQILDSQAQLLEGKEYHKIQNPTVETNDHPHAPADSNIYTQPEDVSSDSAARALRPPKVGYCKICEVHLPYCKTLEMHNQENSHQIMLKLYEEIQRLKTSNVQIPNSQKNLVVLPKTVHISGKNGHPQKNMSSEASILKHKNYLKKGMGLTCEIPAKGPEVKPRDNSGAQGHGFKQNIRGLKIGKSSFKLQSQRILASQTPVSEHKEHAIHIGPESQLSKDTADCENQSCTDEKNNQLLPSIVAEFNSPSDSSTNTQTTDECSKAEQRIEILTHQSGTTQLSQVAVCLQCGNAGFPETLVFCNKCQVYARHRYCLDGPVIFTDDVTWFCEDCEAKVTSFHDSCTLLPSGKNISLNSGNDASQARIEPKSCIESVKNKQEPQNIIAKTMVLLSDNHSLSHHGLSQCINNAEKENKFEKEFQPDPKDEANTSESLNATVPYPIADPVWRGSLRISDPSFGTVIGLLAHVSTLASPKVLEETRFFPDVLCPDLRPRTAVWPKSFMKCGPNMDSIALYFFPDSERVERAFHKLVEDMMYFDLSLRTEVENAELLIFPSILLPIQCRRFLEKYYLWGVFRAKKPSL